Within the Streptomyces sp. YIM 121038 genome, the region CGCCTTCCTGGGCGCGGCCGTCGCCGGTGTCGTCGTGTTCTCGCTCGCGAGCATCGGCAGAGGTGCGGGCAACCCGCTGACCCTCGCCCTCGCCGGGCAGGGCATCACGGTGTTCCTCACGGCGATGACCACCGCGATCGCGCTGTCGGACCAGAAGTCGCTGAACGCGCTGCGGTTCTGGAACTCGGGCTCCGTCACCGGCGTGAAGTTCGACGTGATCTGGCCGATCGCCGGGTTCGTCGCCGTCGGCCTCGTCCTCGCGGCGGTCACCCTGCCCTCGCTCAACCTGCTCAACCTGGGCGAGGACGTGGCCCGCGGCCTCGGCGTGAACATCGCGCTGAGCCGGACCCTCGGCATCGGCGCCATCACCCTGCTCGCGGGCGCGGCGACCGCGGCGTGCGGGCCCATCGCCTTCCTCGGGCTCATGGTGGCCCACATCGCCCGCTTCGTGACCGGCCCCGACTACCGCTGGCTGGTGCCGTACGCGGGTCTGCTCGGCGCGGTCGTCCTGCTGGTCTGCGACATCGTGGGGCGCCTGGTGGTGCGGCCGGGCGAGCTGGACGCGGGAGTCGTCGTCTCCCTGCTCGGCGCCCCGTTCTTCGCGGTGCTGGTGTGGCGTGGAAAGTTCAAGAGCGCGTGAACGGGGCGGACGTCGTGAACGGGACAGATGTGAAGTCGTCGGTGGCGCCGGGCATCCGGATCGGCCAGGTGTCGTTCGTGTGGCGGCCGTGGGTCGCGTTCGTCACGCTCGTGCTCACGGCGGCGACCTTCGTGGTCTTCTGCCTGTCCATCAGCATCGGGGACTTCCCCCTGGAGCTGTCGCGGGTGATCGCCACCCTCTTCGGCAGGGGCGAGCAGGTCGACGAGTTCGTGATCATGGACCTGCGGATGCCGCGCGCCCTCGCCGGGCTCGTCGTGGGCATCGCGCTCGGGGTCTCCGGCGCGATCACCCAGTCCATCGCCCGCAATCCGCTGGCCAGTCCGGACGTCCTCGGCGTCACCCAGGGCGCGAGCGCGGTCTCGGTGTTCCTGCTCACGGTGTCGGGCGGGGCGTCGGCGGCGGTCGTCGGCTCCGTGGGCCTGTCCGCGGCCGCGCTCGGCGGCGGTCTCCTCACCGGCCTGCTCGTGTACTTCCTGGCGTGGCGGCGGGGGATCGACGGCTTCCGGCTCATCCTCATCGGCATCTCGGTGAGCGCCGTGATGGAGGCGCTCACGACCTGGCTCCTGACCACGGCCGACATCAAGGACGTGGCCCGGGCGCAGTCCTGGCTCGTCGGCTCCCTGGACAACCGGTCGTGGGACGAGGTCTGGGTGGCGTTCTGGTGCTCGCTCGCGCTGCTCGCCGTCGTCGCGTGCGTCGCCTTCCAGTTCAAGCCCCTGCACTTCGGCGACGAGGTCGCCGCGGGCCTCGGCGTCCGCTTCCAGGCGGTGCGGGCGATCCTGCTCCTGTGCGCGGTCCTGCTCGCCGCCGTGGCGGTGAGCGCGGCGGGCCCCGTCCCCTTCGTCGCCCTGGTCGCGCCCCAGGTGGCGATGCGCCTCGCGCGCTGCCCCACGCCGCCGATGGTGGCCTCCGGCATGGTGGGGGCGCTGCTCCTGATCGGTGCGGACCTCCTCGCGCGCACGGCCCTGCCGGTCACGCTCCCGGTCGGCGTGGTCACCGCCGCGGTGGGCGGACCCTTCCTCATCTACCTCCTGGTGCGGGCGAACCTCAAATAGCCTGATACAAAGGTGAGGCATACCTAAATGCGCAGAGGGGGGCTTGTGGTCACTCAGTACATCACCGAGATCGAGTCCGACGTCGACGACGCCGCACGGCTCACGGCCAGGGGCGTCAGCGTCGGCTACGGCGCGCGGACCGTCATCGACGATCTCGACGTGGCGATACCGCCAGGGGTGATCACCACGATCATCGGCCCCAACGGCTGCGGCAAGTCGACGCTGTTGCGGACCCTCTCGCGGCTGCTCAAGCCGACCAAGGGGTCCGTCGTCCTCGACGGCCAGGACATCGTCCGGCTCAAGACCAAGGACGTGGCGAAGAAGATGGGCCTGCTGCCGCAGGCGCCCGTCGCGCCCGAGGGCCTGACGGTGTCCGACCTGGTCGCCAGGGGCCGCCATCCGCACCAGAGTTGGCTGCGGCAGTGGTCGTCGGACGACGCCGACGTCGTGGCGCGCGCCCTGGCCATGACCGGCGTGTCCGACCTGGCCGACCGTCCTGTCGACTCGCTGTCCGGCGGGCAGCGCCAGCGCGTCTGGATCTCCATGACCCTGGCCCAGGGCACCGATCTGCTCCTCCTGGACGAGCCGACCACCTATCTGGACCTGGCCCACGCGGTCGACGTGCTCGACCTCGTGGACGACCTGCACGAGTCGGGGTGCGCCGTGGTCATGGTCCTGCACGACCTCAACCTGGCCACGCGCTACAGCGACAACCTCATCGTGATGAAGGAGGGGACGATCCTGGCGCAGGGGCACCCGCGCGACGTCATCACCTCCGAGCTCCTCGACGAGGCGTTCGGGCTGCGCGCCATGGTGATGGACGACCCAGTGGGCGACCGGCCGCTCATCGTGCCCATCGGCCGTACGCACGTGCAGCTGGGCTGAGCCCTGCCCGTGCGGGCCCGCCGGCCCGTCCCCACACGCACGCCGGGGCCGCTCCGCGCGGGCTTGCCCCGGCGTGCGACTGCCCTTCACGCGCGGTGTGGTTGAGCCCCCTCTGCGTGGCGCGCCTCCGCGCTCCCGCGCCCGCCGGTGCGCCTCGGTGCCGCCGCACCGGCCCCCACCTGCGGCGCGACCGTGTCCGTGTCCGGGCGACCCGACTGACCCCGCGTACAGACAAGTTGAAAGTTAGGCTAGGCTTACCTCACAACCGCAAGGTAAGGTTTGGCTGCCCTGAGACAGGGGCGCACCGGACAGCGTGAAAGCAAGGGATCTCGGATGCATCTCCATCGAACGACGACCATGAGGCCCTGGCGGCGGATGGCGGCCGTGGTGTCCGCCGCGGCCCTCGGCGTCGGACTCCTCGCGGGATGCGGCTCGGACAAGTCGGACAAGGGCGACGACGCCGCTCCGGCTGCCGCCGCCGGCAAGTTCCCCGTGACCGTGGAGCACGCGTTCGGATCCACGAAGGTCGAGAAGGCCCCCAAGCGGGTCGTCACCGTCGGCTACACCGACGACCAGACCGTCCTCGCGTTCGGCACCAAGCCGGTCGGCATGACCGACCAGTACCCGAACCCGGCGGGCAAGTCCCCCGACATCAACACCCAGTGGCCCTGGGTGAAGGACAAGTGGGGCGACGCCAAGCCCGACGTCATCATGAAGAACGGTGACTCCGGCCCCAACTACGAGAAGATCGCCGCCCTGCGGCCGGACCTGATCATCGCGGTGTACTCCGAGATCGACAAGGCCGCCTACGACAAGCTCTCCAAGATCGCCCCCACGGTGGGCCGCACCAAGGGCGAGAAGGAGCCCTTCAGTGCTCCCTGGCAGGACAACGCCCTGCACATCGCCAAGGCGCTCGGCCAGGCCGAGAAGGGCGAGAAGCTCGTCAAGGACATCCAGGGCAAGCTCGACGCCGCCAAGAAGGCGCACCCCGAGTTCGCCAAGAAGAACGCCGTCGCGCTGTCCTGGTACAAGGACTCCGTCGCGCCGTTCACCTCCACCGACGTGCGCGGCCGCCTGGTGACGGGCATCGGCTTCCAGTACCAGACCAAGATCGACAAGGTCGCGGGCGGCAAGTTCTTCACCGTCCTGTCGCCCGAGCGCATCGACCTGGTCAACACCGACCGCATCTTCGTCATCAACGACAAGGCGGACCAGAAGGCGCTCAAGAAGTCCGAGCTCTTCAGCAACCTGGACGCCGTGAAGAAGGGCAACGTCTCCTACCTGCTGGACAGCGAGGGCCCCGCGGTCGGCGCGGCCATCTCCCAGGGCACCCTGCTCTCCATGCCCTACGCGATCGACGAACTCGTCAAGTCGGTCGGCTAGGTGTGAGCACTACCGCTACGAAGGTCGCCCCGGCGACCCTGCGCACGGCGACCGGCCGTGAGGCCACCCGATGGGTCACCACGCACTGCCGTGAGGTCCCCTGGCTGACGACGGCCACCGTGCTCACCACGGTGGTCGGCGCGGCCCTCCAGGTGCTCCCGGTGCTGCTGCTCGGCCGCGTCGTCGACGGCGTCGTCGAGGGCGAGTCGCGCTCGGTCCTGCTCACGGTCGGCGTCCTGATGGGGGCCGCCGCGCTGCTCGGAGCGGTGGCCACCGCGGCGTCGACGTATCTGATCGGACGGCTCGGCGCCGACCTGCTCGCGCGGCTGCGCGAAGGCGCCGTCCGCTCGGTGCTCGGGATGCCGAGCGCACGGATCGAGCAGGTCGGCCGCGGAGACGTCCTGTCCCGGGTCGGTGACGACGTGGCCGTCCTGTCCAAGGGCATCCGGATGGCCATCCCCACGGTGTTCTCCGCGGGCGTCCTCGTCTTCATCGCCACGGTCGGCATGTTCGGCCTCGACTGGCGGCTGGGCCTGGCGGGCGCGGGCGCGCTGCCCGCCTACGCCCTCGCCCTGCGCTGGTACCTGCCCCGGTCCGCCCCGCTCTACAAGAAGCAGCGGGTGGCCCAGGCCGACCGCGCGCAGGCGCTGATCAGCGGCCTGGACGGCATCGACACGGTCCGGGCGTACCGCCTGGAGGACTCCGTGCGCGAGCAGGTCACCAGCGAGTCGTGGCGCGTGCGCAACTACGGCATCGAGGTGTTCCGGTTCTTCGGCCGCTTCGTCGGCAGGGAGAACCGCGCCGAGTTCATCGGCCTCGTCCTCATCCTCGTCGTGGGGTACGCGCTCCTGGAGGCCGACGCCGCGACCCTGGGTGAGGTGTCGGCGGCCCCGCTGATGTTCCACCGGCTCTTCACCCCGCTGGGCGCCATCATGTTCACCTTCGACGAGGCACAGAAGTCGGGCGCCAGCCTGACCCGGCTCGTCGGGGTCCTCGGGGAGCCCGCGGAGGAGCGCCTCGTCGGCGACGCGGACGCCACCCCGGCGGACGCCACGCCCTACCCGGTGACGGTGCAGGGGCTGACGTATCGCTACCCCGACACCGAGCAGCCGGTCCTGAAGGACGTCGACCTGACGATCCCGGCCGGTGGTTCGCTCGCCCTCGTGGGCGCGACGGGAGCGGGCAAGTCGACCCTGGCCGCGCTCATCGCGGGCATCGGGACCCCGCAGGCCGGATCGGTGCGCGTCGGCACGACCGACCTCGCCGGTCTGGACGAGGCCGGGGCGCGCGCCCTGGTGAGCATCCTGACGCAGGAGACCCATGTGTTCTCCGGCTCGCTCGCCGACGACCTACGCCTGGCCGCGCCGGAGGCCACCGACGCCGAACTGACCGACGCCCTGCGCACGGTCGGCGCCGACGGCTGGGTCGAGGCGCTGCCCGAAGGGCTCGACACCCTGGTCGGCGAGGGCGGCGAACGCCTGGACGTCACCAAGGTCACCCACATCGCCCTGGCCCGCCTGGTGCTGAGCCGCTCCCCGGTGGTCGTGCTCGACGAGTCCACCGCCGAGGCGGGCAGCGAGGGCGCCGCCGAGCTGGAGCGGGCGGTGCGCGCCGCGTGCGCGGGCCGCACCACGCTGTTCGTGGCGCACCGGCTCACCCAGGCCATGGCGGCGGACCGCATCGCCGTCCTGGACGCGGGCCGCGTCGTGGAACTGGGCACCCACGACGAGCTCGTGGCCCTGGGCGGCCGCTACGCACGGCTGTGGCAGGCGTGGCGAGAAGGTAGTTAGCACATCTGACCCACGGTCAGGTCAACGTTCGTTCCTTGGAAGGAAACGCTGAGTCT harbors:
- a CDS encoding ABC transporter ATP-binding protein; translation: MSTTATKVAPATLRTATGREATRWVTTHCREVPWLTTATVLTTVVGAALQVLPVLLLGRVVDGVVEGESRSVLLTVGVLMGAAALLGAVATAASTYLIGRLGADLLARLREGAVRSVLGMPSARIEQVGRGDVLSRVGDDVAVLSKGIRMAIPTVFSAGVLVFIATVGMFGLDWRLGLAGAGALPAYALALRWYLPRSAPLYKKQRVAQADRAQALISGLDGIDTVRAYRLEDSVREQVTSESWRVRNYGIEVFRFFGRFVGRENRAEFIGLVLILVVGYALLEADAATLGEVSAAPLMFHRLFTPLGAIMFTFDEAQKSGASLTRLVGVLGEPAEERLVGDADATPADATPYPVTVQGLTYRYPDTEQPVLKDVDLTIPAGGSLALVGATGAGKSTLAALIAGIGTPQAGSVRVGTTDLAGLDEAGARALVSILTQETHVFSGSLADDLRLAAPEATDAELTDALRTVGADGWVEALPEGLDTLVGEGGERLDVTKVTHIALARLVLSRSPVVVLDESTAEAGSEGAAELERAVRAACAGRTTLFVAHRLTQAMAADRIAVLDAGRVVELGTHDELVALGGRYARLWQAWREGS
- a CDS encoding iron-siderophore ABC transporter substrate-binding protein; amino-acid sequence: MHLHRTTTMRPWRRMAAVVSAAALGVGLLAGCGSDKSDKGDDAAPAAAAGKFPVTVEHAFGSTKVEKAPKRVVTVGYTDDQTVLAFGTKPVGMTDQYPNPAGKSPDINTQWPWVKDKWGDAKPDVIMKNGDSGPNYEKIAALRPDLIIAVYSEIDKAAYDKLSKIAPTVGRTKGEKEPFSAPWQDNALHIAKALGQAEKGEKLVKDIQGKLDAAKKAHPEFAKKNAVALSWYKDSVAPFTSTDVRGRLVTGIGFQYQTKIDKVAGGKFFTVLSPERIDLVNTDRIFVINDKADQKALKKSELFSNLDAVKKGNVSYLLDSEGPAVGAAISQGTLLSMPYAIDELVKSVG
- a CDS encoding iron chelate uptake ABC transporter family permease subunit, with product MNGTDVKSSVAPGIRIGQVSFVWRPWVAFVTLVLTAATFVVFCLSISIGDFPLELSRVIATLFGRGEQVDEFVIMDLRMPRALAGLVVGIALGVSGAITQSIARNPLASPDVLGVTQGASAVSVFLLTVSGGASAAVVGSVGLSAAALGGGLLTGLLVYFLAWRRGIDGFRLILIGISVSAVMEALTTWLLTTADIKDVARAQSWLVGSLDNRSWDEVWVAFWCSLALLAVVACVAFQFKPLHFGDEVAAGLGVRFQAVRAILLLCAVLLAAVAVSAAGPVPFVALVAPQVAMRLARCPTPPMVASGMVGALLLIGADLLARTALPVTLPVGVVTAAVGGPFLIYLLVRANLK
- a CDS encoding ABC transporter ATP-binding protein; translation: MVTQYITEIESDVDDAARLTARGVSVGYGARTVIDDLDVAIPPGVITTIIGPNGCGKSTLLRTLSRLLKPTKGSVVLDGQDIVRLKTKDVAKKMGLLPQAPVAPEGLTVSDLVARGRHPHQSWLRQWSSDDADVVARALAMTGVSDLADRPVDSLSGGQRQRVWISMTLAQGTDLLLLDEPTTYLDLAHAVDVLDLVDDLHESGCAVVMVLHDLNLATRYSDNLIVMKEGTILAQGHPRDVITSELLDEAFGLRAMVMDDPVGDRPLIVPIGRTHVQLG
- a CDS encoding iron ABC transporter permease — protein: MGITAVERLAPTGSSGVRRRRVVGLGVLVAVLVVAAIASLAVGARALSPAEVWHGLFASREADQRLNEIRLIVQTVRVPRTVLAIVAGIALGVGGALIQGYTRNPIADTGLLGVNAGASFAVVSVIAVFGFTNPFQYVWFAFLGAAVAGVVVFSLASIGRGAGNPLTLALAGQGITVFLTAMTTAIALSDQKSLNALRFWNSGSVTGVKFDVIWPIAGFVAVGLVLAAVTLPSLNLLNLGEDVARGLGVNIALSRTLGIGAITLLAGAATAACGPIAFLGLMVAHIARFVTGPDYRWLVPYAGLLGAVVLLVCDIVGRLVVRPGELDAGVVVSLLGAPFFAVLVWRGKFKSA